From Arachis stenosperma cultivar V10309 chromosome 2, arast.V10309.gnm1.PFL2, whole genome shotgun sequence, one genomic window encodes:
- the LOC130962626 gene encoding uncharacterized protein LOC130962626: MGKISQDHSKLDSDSVAEAIRLLVETDPSIKVKSIIAEVQSRFNYTISYRKKMPGSIVQIETRPLYNGNEEAHSIRAFRHCKPLVQVDGTHIYEKYKGTLLVDVAQDGNQNIVPVAFALVEGETTDAWHFFLRNLQMHVVRRDGVGMISDQHESIQAVVNRSGVDWQPPRAWWMFCIRHIGSNFLRAFKIPHLQKLVVNIGYSRTTEEYNINYKRLEERGKAYARWCDAFGFRHWVLAFNEGHQWGHMTTNFVECINSVLKGARNLLVLALIRATYYRLNEFFTRKSIETQNASVLDLLTPYLHNSG, encoded by the exons ATGGGAAAGATTTCACAGGATCATTCCAAGTTGGACTCGGATTCCGTTGCTGAGGCTATAAGGCTATTGGTCGAGACTGACCCATCCATCAAGGTGAAATCTATAATAGCGGAAGTCCAGTCAAGGTTCAACTATACCATCAGTTACCGAAAG AAGATGCCTGGTTCAATTGTCCAAATAGAAACACGACCACTGTACAACGGAAATGAGGAGGCACATAGT ATTAGGGCGTTCAGGCATTGCAAGCCTCTAGTTCAGGTTGACGGCACACACATATACGAAAAATACAAAGGTACACTTCTAGTTGATGTTGCACAAGATGGGAACCAGAACATTGTGCCTGTCGCTTTTGCCTTAGTGGAAGGAGAGACAACTGATGCGTGGCACTTCTTTCTTAGGAATCTGCAAATGCATGTTGTTAGAAGAGACGGTGTGGGTATGATCTCAGACCAACATGAGTCAATTCAGGCAGTAGTAAATCGTTCCGGAGTTGATTGGCAACCTCCAAGAGCATGGTGGATGTTTTGTATAAGGCACATCGGCAGCAACTTCTTAAGGGCATTCAAAATCCCTCACTTGCAAAAACTTGTTGTCAACATAGGGTATTCAAGAACGACGGAAGAGTACAACATCAACTATAAGAGGTTGGAAGAGCGAGGCAAGGCATATGCCAGGTGGTGCGATGCCTTTGGATTCCGACATTGGGTATTGGCATTCAACGAGGGACATCAATGGGGCCATATGACGACGAACTTTGTCGAGTGCATTAACTCAGTGTTAAAGGGTGCCCGAAATCTACTTGTGTTGGCGCTCATCCGAGCAACATATTATCGGTTAAATGAATTTTTTACGCGGAAGAGTATCGAGACTCAGAACGCAAGCGTGCTGGATTTACTTACTCCGTATTTGCACAACAGCGGGTAG